One Halosegnis longus DNA window includes the following coding sequences:
- a CDS encoding HFX_2341 family transcriptional regulator domain-containing protein — MFGESVHIVPVQREVEFVVEPAVEQGADVVHLLSDASLANGETVATLTDELGAAGIDVETHPCPHDDLYVVMGLVTTLASEYDNDQDAVFVNIAAGGRVAAVGASLACMDAATDARAFDIDVEHGAEAREFVSGSMLPDHVIQSPGWQLVAGMAIIAGVNRGPARMKKRHLIDHGLKLTASSEYETKFTGLASVVETLVTEDGTAKDALVRDGFDAVGDHRNSAYRYINTDIVNPLAERGYIEVESVGRSSQLQLTEAGENVLRAFRHKVEDVIAFENQQRRRHGGSLPDWLVSGFRSMQADGAEPPVDDGD; from the coding sequence ATGTTCGGGGAGAGCGTTCACATCGTGCCCGTCCAGCGGGAAGTCGAATTTGTCGTCGAACCGGCAGTCGAGCAGGGGGCCGACGTCGTTCATCTTCTCTCCGACGCCTCGCTCGCGAACGGTGAGACGGTCGCCACGCTTACCGATGAACTCGGTGCTGCAGGTATCGACGTCGAGACGCACCCGTGTCCACACGACGACCTCTACGTTGTCATGGGGCTAGTGACGACACTGGCGAGTGAGTATGACAACGACCAGGATGCTGTGTTCGTGAATATCGCAGCCGGGGGTCGCGTCGCCGCGGTCGGCGCGTCACTCGCGTGCATGGATGCTGCGACCGACGCCCGGGCCTTCGATATCGACGTCGAACACGGTGCAGAGGCCCGTGAGTTCGTCTCCGGAAGTATGCTCCCCGATCACGTCATTCAGTCACCGGGCTGGCAGCTCGTCGCCGGAATGGCGATTATCGCAGGTGTCAACCGCGGCCCTGCGCGGATGAAAAAGCGGCATCTCATCGACCACGGACTCAAGCTCACAGCAAGTTCCGAGTACGAGACGAAGTTTACTGGGTTAGCATCGGTCGTCGAGACGCTGGTTACTGAAGATGGCACCGCCAAGGACGCACTTGTCCGCGACGGGTTCGACGCCGTCGGCGACCACCGGAACAGCGCCTATCGGTACATCAACACGGACATCGTGAACCCGCTTGCCGAGCGGGGATACATCGAGGTGGAATCAGTCGGCCGGTCAAGCCAGCTCCAGCTCACGGAGGCCGGAGAAAACGTCCTTCGGGCGTTCCGACACAAAGTCGAGGACGTCATCGCGTTCGAAAATCAACAACGCCGTCGCCACGGTGGCTCGCTGCCGGATTGGCTCGTCTCTGGATTCAGATCGATGCAAGCCGATGGAGCCGAGCCGCCAGTTGATGATGGCGATTGA
- a CDS encoding type IV secretory system conjugative DNA transfer family protein: MGERYGKTDGDRLDVSNIRDGDHVAVVSEIVTETHQSTRTAHLKVSATGPEATAAPIDVAVPCDALDVSRSLQQGSRLRLSVRDGKLTDATFALDKTIRAAAAQLPTDRYAVPVTWSGTSAGQTQLTNHVQPLARNHSLLVTGEPGAGKTEFIKLLLPQIEARPDEPVVVFNFKDDYSEWALHETNREVVRLSLDGSTDYWNIFREVEDEDTFAQLGHTLFDEAERTAKNPFFPRTARQLTVAVMTYLHREAKRSKHSADNRELVSFLNRFGNKDVHQLLDSDEHADLRGAISAINPDASKQSVGVYSTLQSIVQEVLTGDFAAADGEFSIREYIENPDNRLLLLDYPIREGDRMGPIYKFFIDRAIQLMIDDPNRGGYFVLDEFARVPQLEMLDTLVATGRAQQTQAILGVQSLSQLAQQYGDATVDSILSGLTQEVHLRSGDQRTVEYVRDRLGTSDQVTYSFADEASVNGKPVTKTVSSTPMTGQLQRLGDGEAIIYATRGWVHAKLPMWNELSEATQRELRKTPHHSLGRTGRDDD, translated from the coding sequence ATGGGAGAGCGCTACGGCAAGACCGATGGCGACCGACTGGACGTGTCGAACATTCGCGATGGGGACCACGTCGCTGTCGTGTCCGAAATTGTCACGGAAACCCACCAGTCGACACGAACGGCACACCTCAAAGTGAGCGCTACGGGACCGGAAGCCACCGCAGCACCGATCGACGTGGCGGTGCCGTGTGACGCCCTCGACGTTTCGAGGTCGCTGCAGCAGGGGTCACGGCTCCGACTTTCGGTTCGCGACGGTAAGCTCACGGACGCGACATTTGCGCTTGACAAAACGATTCGCGCAGCTGCTGCCCAGTTGCCCACTGATCGCTATGCCGTTCCCGTGACCTGGAGCGGGACGTCAGCTGGGCAGACCCAGCTGACAAACCACGTCCAGCCACTGGCCCGGAACCACTCACTGCTGGTGACAGGTGAACCGGGCGCTGGCAAGACCGAGTTCATCAAACTGCTCCTCCCACAAATCGAGGCCCGACCGGATGAGCCGGTGGTCGTGTTCAATTTCAAAGACGACTACTCCGAGTGGGCACTCCACGAGACGAATCGCGAGGTCGTTCGCCTCTCGCTTGACGGCTCGACGGACTACTGGAATATCTTCCGCGAGGTCGAAGACGAAGATACGTTCGCTCAACTCGGCCATACGCTGTTTGATGAGGCCGAACGCACTGCGAAGAACCCGTTCTTTCCCCGCACAGCCCGACAGCTCACCGTCGCGGTCATGACGTATCTCCACCGTGAGGCGAAGCGAAGCAAACACAGCGCCGACAATCGGGAACTCGTCTCGTTCCTGAATCGGTTCGGGAACAAGGACGTCCACCAGCTCCTCGACAGCGACGAACACGCGGATCTACGCGGGGCAATCAGCGCAATCAACCCGGATGCATCGAAGCAATCGGTCGGGGTGTACTCGACGCTCCAATCAATCGTTCAGGAGGTGCTTACGGGCGATTTCGCAGCAGCAGATGGCGAGTTTTCAATTCGGGAGTACATCGAGAACCCCGATAACCGACTACTGCTGCTCGATTATCCGATTCGAGAGGGCGACCGAATGGGGCCCATCTACAAGTTCTTCATCGACCGAGCGATCCAGCTCATGATTGATGACCCCAACCGAGGTGGGTACTTCGTCCTCGATGAGTTTGCTCGTGTCCCGCAGTTGGAGATGCTCGACACACTCGTGGCCACCGGACGGGCCCAACAGACCCAAGCCATCCTGGGCGTCCAGAGCCTCTCCCAGCTCGCGCAGCAGTACGGCGACGCGACAGTGGATTCGATCCTGAGCGGGCTCACACAGGAGGTGCATCTCCGGTCGGGTGACCAGCGGACCGTCGAGTACGTCCGCGACCGGCTCGGGACGAGCGACCAGGTGACGTACTCGTTTGCCGATGAAGCGAGCGTGAACGGCAAGCCGGTCACGAAGACGGTGTCAAGCACACCGATGACCGGCCAGCTACAGCGACTCGGTGACGGCGAAGCGATTATCTACGCGACACGTGGGTGGGTCCACGCGAAGCTTCCCATGTGGAATGAACTCTCCGAGGCGACCCAGCGTGAACTCAGGAAAACGCCTCACCACTCGCTCGGTCGGACGGGTCGGGACGATGACTAA
- a CDS encoding DUF3179 domain-containing (seleno)protein has protein sequence MDIQDVLPQDSIPSIDEPSFGASYFGDDDDDVIVVGSDPPRAYPVRILSYHEIVNDVLDGSFHSGTFTSSDASDEQLPIAVTWCPICASGIVYVRAAGGQVLTFGTSGKLADDALVMYDQETESEWKQPLGEAITGPLDGESLPVVPASMMPWHQFREAYPDGIVLQPVYGGERDPREGSPKTAYDMTPYERYESKEAFGLRAMRGEGPERTWDRDDISAKTTVLGIVHDGDAVGYPLPMIQSEGGVVSDSVGGRSVLIVSSGDNIHAFAHPGGQFEFRDETLYGDGVSWNLATGESSDGRQLTRLPARRLYAFAWQDDHGRESFYGLN, from the coding sequence ATGGATATCCAGGACGTGCTTCCGCAAGATTCGATTCCGAGTATCGACGAGCCGTCGTTTGGCGCGTCGTACTTCGGTGACGACGACGATGACGTCATCGTCGTTGGAAGCGATCCGCCACGCGCGTATCCGGTTCGCATCCTCAGCTATCACGAAATCGTCAACGACGTACTCGATGGAAGCTTCCACTCCGGTACGTTCACATCTTCAGACGCCTCCGACGAGCAGCTTCCAATCGCGGTTACGTGGTGTCCCATCTGTGCCAGCGGCATTGTCTACGTCCGCGCGGCGGGTGGGCAGGTACTGACGTTCGGTACCTCCGGAAAGCTCGCTGACGACGCGCTCGTGATGTACGACCAGGAGACCGAATCGGAGTGGAAACAACCGCTCGGAGAAGCCATCACTGGGCCGCTCGACGGGGAGTCACTGCCGGTCGTCCCTGCGTCCATGATGCCATGGCACCAGTTCCGCGAGGCGTATCCGGATGGCATCGTGCTACAGCCTGTGTACGGCGGCGAGCGCGACCCGCGGGAGGGCTCGCCCAAAACGGCGTACGACATGACGCCATACGAGCGATACGAGTCGAAGGAGGCATTCGGCCTGCGAGCGATGCGTGGCGAAGGACCGGAACGGACGTGGGACAGAGACGACATCAGCGCGAAAACGACGGTACTGGGCATTGTCCACGATGGCGACGCGGTGGGGTACCCGCTGCCCATGATTCAATCGGAAGGCGGTGTCGTCTCTGATTCCGTCGGTGGACGCAGCGTGCTCATCGTCAGTAGTGGCGATAATATTCACGCCTTCGCGCATCCAGGCGGCCAGTTCGAATTTCGCGACGAGACGCTGTACGGCGACGGTGTGTCGTGGAACCTCGCGACCGGAGAAAGCAGCGACGGCCGGCAGTTGACACGGCTTCCAGCCCGCCGTCTTTACGCGTTCGCGTGGCAAGATGACCACGGCCGAGAGAGCTTTTACGGACTCAACTGA
- a CDS encoding DUF1040 family protein, whose product MRDPDRIPVTLEAVEEYWQEHPDLRLGQLLYKIANECGYEDPFYMEEDELLAVIEDDVE is encoded by the coding sequence ATGCGCGACCCAGACCGCATTCCGGTGACCCTGGAGGCTGTTGAAGAGTACTGGCAGGAGCATCCAGACCTGCGACTCGGACAGCTACTCTACAAGATTGCGAATGAGTGCGGATATGAAGACCCCTTCTACATGGAGGAGGACGAATTGCTGGCAGTCATCGAAGACGACGTCGAATAG